From Scomber scombrus chromosome 13, fScoSco1.1, whole genome shotgun sequence, a single genomic window includes:
- the LOC133992793 gene encoding mitochondrial chaperone BCS1, whose translation MPLSDILDSLKDNPYFGAGFGLVGVGTALAVARKGAQVGMIFFRRNCMITLEVPSKDKSYHWLLSWITKHATHTQHLSVETSYKAHESGRVHTQFDFHPSPGNHIIWYGRKWIRVERTREKQMIDLQTGTPWESVTFTALGRDRQIFFNILQEARELALKQEEGRTVMYTAMGGEWRPFGFPRRRRPLSSVVLEKGVGERIVDDVKDFIGNPKWYTDRGIPYRRGYLLYGPPGCGKSSFITALAGELGYSICLMSLSDRTLSDDRLNHLLSVAPQQSIILLEDVDAAFVSRDLLPTENPMAYQGMGRLTFSGLLNSLDGVASSEARIVFMTTNYIDRLDPALIRPGRVDLKKYVGHCTHWQLTQMFQRFYPDAPASEGELFAKSALATHSEISAAQVQGHFLLHKTDPAGSIDNVAKIKE comes from the exons ATGCCTCTGTCAGACATCCTGGACAGCCTGAAGGACAACCCTTACTTTGGAGCCGGGTTTGGACTTGTAGGGGTCGGGACAGCGTTGGCAGTAGCCAGGAAAGGAGCTCAGGTGGGGATGATCTTCTTCCGCAGGAACTGTATGATCACCCTGGAGGTCCCCAGTAAGGATAAGAGCTACCACTGGCTGCTGAGCTGGATCACTAAGCATGCCACGCACACCCAGCACCTGAGCGTGGAGACCTCATATAAGGCACATGAGAGCGGCCGGGTCCACACACAGTTTGACTTTCACCCGAGTCCTGGGAACCACATTATCTG GTACGGGAGGAAGTGGATCAGGGTTGAAAGGAccagagagaaacagatgatCGATCTGCAGACTGGAACCCCGTGGGAGTCTGTCACCTTCACTGCTTTAGGCCGAGACAGACAAATCTTCTTTAATATCTTACAAGAAG CCAGAGAATTGGCCctgaagcaggaggagggacGGACGGTGATGTACACAGCCATGGGCGGTGAGTGGAGGCCCTTTGGGTTTCCACGGCGACGCAGACCCCTCAGCTCTGTGGTCCTGGAGAAGGGTGTCGGTGAGAGGATCGTAGACGATGTGAAGGACTTCATCGGAAATCCAAAGTGGTACACAGACAGAG GGATCCCTTACAGAAGAGGATACCTGCTGTATGGTCCCCCAGGATGTGGGAAAAGTAGCTTTAT caCGGCGCTGGCAGGCGAACTGGGCTACAGCATCTGTCTGATGAGTCTGAGCGACCGAACGCTTTCAGATGACCGTCTGAACCACCTGCTGAGCGTGGCGCCGCAGCAAAGCATCATATTGTTGGAGGACGTAGACGCTGCCTTCGTCAGTCGAGATCTGCTTCCAACAGAGA ACCCAATGGCCTATCAGGGAATGGGAAGACTGACCTTTAGTGGTCTGCTGAACTCTCTGGATGGAGTGGCTTCATCTGAGGCCAGAATAGTATTTATGACCACCAACTACATAGACAG GTTGGACCCAGCGCTGATCCGGCCCGGCCGCGTCGATCTGAAGAAGTACGTCGGGCATTGCACTCACTGGCAGCTCACCCAGATGTTCCAGAGGTTCTACCCGGATGCGCCCGCGTCTGAAGGAGAGCTGTTTGCAAAGAGTGCGTTAGCCACCCACTCTGAGATCAGCGCGGCTCAGGTGCAAGGACACTTTCTGCTGCACAAAACGGACCCCGCTGGATCTATAGACAATGTTGCCAAAATAAAGGAATAA
- the znf142 gene encoding zinc finger protein 142, whose amino-acid sequence MFCCSDIKSCRNTGDTTETMEPHRCEKCGQSFSESGLFASHMCSKRQRAPLGKGQLEKYKCSQCSEVFSKPSALKHHFKILHSGRDPEGPFPCSEQGCQFNSTDRQEYQVHLTSTHGLTLIPCTFRSCKVSFLTQGEMESHWKGHMPYGCFHCQFVTQNAKEMSDHLSEQHNHLPTHTEGNEAAATTDGTKEIHQPQVSSRPKRKQKTNPPSASSSVEDENNEEPEREGHDVKRARKAAVPLPSKEYLAEGAEHIYRTHTCPKCRRCFKMRSHLQEHLHLHFPDPSLQCPTCKRYFTSKSKLRIHRLREAGEKVHHCHLCDYSAVERNAIRRHLATVHADQAEDDVNCHSYPCPTCGESFRQSRLLKAHMKTHNIPPDSEPVTCFHEGCSFQSSLRKELLKHAADMHGVKAVACRHHACGAIFQDEKDMETHYRTHLAYHCSLCDFSCSNKTVFLQHQRHGHPGNDKLCCDFCAFVTFNPVEFEQHIGHLHANEKIHRCSQCSYVTSHKRGLKRHMLMHSGEKPHKCSVCDFRCRDESYLSKHMLTHSDDKNFMCAECGYVTKWKHYLNVHMRKHAGDLRYQCDQCPYRCHRMDQLNSHKLRHQAKSLMCEICAYACKRKYELRNHMLTKHSGEGKPPSVYKCKYCTYTTCYRQALQNHENCKHTKLKEFRCALCFYSSFSSISLFLHKRKTHGYVPGDKAWLENYAAKEKERNTTEFLQGFYNKPSIGNEPSEPSTEGPPPSQREQSELQGSSDHSGGKEIVTGSQAVDSVNVFDVVCQEVVNEGISDSPQPGGSSEEYCTLVLTALSTTDYETTSLQNEEENSPSTSTLNCNKSDTPQEKADSISTSSSEEDDVATADEEPIDLDDNCESLNNTSQPVEPGECQTETPDVENDCGTVISSFPPEQNQLLESEVRLKAMKKHDKDQAEAMVLEGRVQMLVVPTKDVYRCDKCSYVTKKETALRYHCQSLCQGRIQGHKCQACGAQFKQKRGLDGHLAKKCPALPRKKRTFVGLSASCLATDENSTVGQDVSKQLKLLSPQNRISKDSNIQDFNQQEEEVQPTNLYSKEDGKFKCKLCNFSSVKLATVDRHTSTCRKKRQNQILSKVDDECGNESVKEKKDVVEELDERSEMVSKKSQTFSCPSCAFKCNQRRALDRHEKRGCLKPDEVQCTMCSFVAKSKTSLTRHVLYVHDKKKLGVAKPKRLNCQQCTFTCKQERCMMQHVALKHKGARPHRCRYCSFSTTRRYRLEEHESLHTGIGRHSCNMCDKTFGAVTKLRQHKMRIHDKRPTHRCSLCDFSGYTLDDVRRHNLRCHTGELHHACTHCEARFSSEVALRNHCKRVHQLQVCFSCKQCDYMCSSEATLKTHQQSKHPQVKCTTCQESFETTESLEIHQRIHLAHQCQLCPFATKTRQLLAQHLLNEHEDGSLQDKPLKCSSCQFSCQHQLVLEQHLRSHGGKRLYKCTDCEYSTRNKQKITWHIRIHTGEKPYSCEQCSYTCTDPSRLKLHMRVHQEEKKYLCPECGYKCKWATQLKYHMTKHTGEKPYACEDCDYRTNRADALRAHRDTQHCDMRPYICEKCGKAFKTSFILKTHQRQHTDDRPYTCGLCNKAFRWPAGLRHHYLSHTKQQPFCCRHCSYRAKQKFQVVKHLRRHHPEMSVEQGVVKDSEAGSLTLKEALQGTLDQRAAEAEEEEGTADEVQKVVEEVVPREEDD is encoded by the exons ATGTTCTGTTGTTCagatataaagagctgcagaaaCACAGGCG ACACAACGGAGACAATGGAACCTCacagatgtgaaaaatgtgGACAGAGTTTTTCAGAGAGTGGCTTGTTTGCCTCTCACATGTGTTCAAAAAGGCAGAGAGCTCCATTGGGCAAAGGACAGCTGGAGAAATACAAATGCTCTCAATGCAGCGAGGTCTTTTCCAAGCCAAGTGCTCTGAAACACCACTTCAAAATCCTCCACAGTGGACGTGACCCTGAAGGCCCATTTCCCTGCTCTGAGCAAGGCTGCCAGTTCAACAGCACAGATCGCCAGGAATATCAAGTCCACTTGACGTCCACACACGGCCTCACTCTGATTCCTTGCACCTTCCGCTCCTGCAAAGTGTCGTTCCTCACACAAGGTGAGATGGAGAGCCACTGGAAAGGCCACATGCCTTATGGCTGCTTTCACTGCCAGTTTGTCACCCAAAATGCAAAAGAAATGAGTGACCACCTCTCGGAGCAACACAACCATCTGCCAACTCACACTGAAG GAAACGAGGCTGCAGCCACCACTGACGGTACTAAGGAAATCCATCAGCCTCAAGTCTCCAGCAGGccaaaaaggaaacagaaaaccAACCCACCTTCTGCGTCATCATCAGTAGAAGATGAGAACAATGAGGAACCAGAGAGGGAAGGACATGACGTGAAGAGAGCAAGAAAAGCAGCTGTGCCACTGCCATCAAAAG AGTACCTTGCAGAGGGTGCAGAACACATCTATCGCACCCACACCTGCCCGAAGTGTCGCCGCTGCTTCAAGATGCGCTCTCACCTGCAGGAGCACCTCCATTTACACTTTCCTGATCCCAGTCTCCAGTGTCCCACCTGCAAACGTTACTTCACCAGCAAGAGTAAGCTACGCATACACAGACTGCGTGAGGCGGGTGAAAAAGTCCATCATTGCCACTTGTGTGATTACTCTGCTGTGGAGCGTAACGCGATCCGCCGCCACCTTGCCACCGTGCACGCCGACCAGGCCGAAGATGACGTCAACTGCCACAGCTATCCTTGCCCCACCTGTGGTGAAAGCTTTCGTCAGAGCAGGTTGCTTAAAGCTCACATGAAGACACATAACATCCCCCCAGACAGCGAGCCGGTGACCTGCTTCCACGAGGGTTGTTCTTTCCAGAGTTCTTTGCGCAAAGAGCTTCTTAAACACGCCGCCGACATGCACGGGGTCAAGGCTGTAGCGTGTCGACATCACGCCTGCGGTGCCATCTTTCAAGACGAGAAAGACATGGAGACTCATTATCGGACGCACCTCGCCTACCACTGCTCGCTGTGTGATTTCTCTTGCTCCAATAAGACTGTTTTCCTCCAGCACCAACGGCACGGTCATCCAGGAAATGACAAGCTTTGCTGTGACTTTTGTGCATTCGTTACGTTTAACCCTGTGGAGTTTGAACAGCACATAGGACACTTACACGCCAACGAGAAGATCCATCGCTGCTCTCAGTGCAGCTACGTAACCTCACATAAACGTGGCTTGAAGAGACACATGCTGATGCACAGTG GTGAGAAACCCCATAAGTGCAGCGTCTGTGACTTCAGGTGCCGAGATGAGTCCTACCTCTCTAAACATATGCTCACTCACTCtgatgacaagaactttatgtgTGCCGAATGTGGATACGTCACCAAATGGAAACACTATCTGAACGTTCATATGAGGAAACATGCTGGAGACCTCAG GTATCAGTGTGATCAGTGCCCCTATCGCTGTCACCGCATGGACCAGCTCAACAGCCACAAACTACGACATCAAGCCAAATCACTCATGTGCGAGATCTGTGCTTACGCCTGCAAGCGCAAATATGAGCTTCGCAATCACATGTTGACCAAACACTCCGGAGAGGGGAAGCCGCCGTCTGTGTATAAGTGCAAATACTGTACGTACACTACCTGCTACCGACAAGCCCTTCAAAACCACGAGAACTGCAAACATACCAAGCTCAAAGAGTTCCGTTGCGCCCTTTGCTTCTACTCCTCGTTCAGTAGCATCAGCCTCTTCCTGCACAAGAGAAAAACTCATGGGTACGTACCCGGGGACAAAGCGTGGTTAGAGAACTACGCCgcaaaagagaaggagaggaacaCGACTGAGTTCTTGCAGGGTTTCTACAATAAGCCTTCAATAGGTAATGAGCCATCTGAACCATCTACTGAAGGACCTCCACCATCTCAAAGAGAACAATCAGAACTTCAAGGCTCATCAGATCACAGTGGCGGCAAAGAAATTGTAACTGGTTCACAAGCTGTTGATTCAGtgaatgtttttgatgttgtgtgCCAAGAGGTTGTCAATGAAGGTATTTCAGACAGTCCTCAACCTGGGGGAAGCTCAGAGGAGTACTGCACTCTTGTTTTAACAGCACTATCAACCACTGACTATGAAACCACATCCCTTCAAAATGAGGAGGAAAATTCTCCAAGTACATCCACTTTAAATTGCAATAAGTCTGATACACCACAAGAAAAGGCAGACTCTATATCTACAAGCTCATCAGAGGAAGATGATGTAGCCACAGCTGACGAAGAACCAATTGACTTGGATGACAACTGTGAGTCTCTGAATAATACAAGCCAACCAGTTGAGCCTGGTGAGTGTCAGACTGAAACGCCCGACGTGGAGAATGATTGTGGAACAGTCATTTCATCTTTTCCACCTGAGCAAAATCAACTGTTAGAATCTGAAGTCCGTCTGAAAGCTATGAAAAAGCATGACAAGGACCAAGCCGAAGCCATGGTTTTGGAGGGACGGGTGCAGATGCTTGTGGTGCCAACTAAAGACGTTTATCGATGTGACAAGTGCTCTTACGTAACCAAAAAGGAGACGGCTTTGAGGTACCACTGCCAGTCTTTGTGCCAAGGTAGAATACAGGGACACAAGTGTCAGGCCTGTGGTGCACAGTTCAAACAGAAGCGTGGTCTCGATGGCCACCTTGCAAAGAAGTGCCCGGCACTTCCacgaaaaaaaagaacttttgtTGGCCTTTCAGCTTCTTGTTTGGCTACAGATGAAAACTCTACTGTTGGTCAAGACGTTTCCAAACAACTGAAGCTTCTCTCTCCACAAAACAGGATTTCCAAAGATTCAAATATTCAGGATTTTAatcagcaggaagaggaagtcCAACCAACAAACCTTTACTCTAAAGAAGATGGGAAATTTAAATGTAAGCTCTGCAATTTTTCATCAGTCAAGCTTGCAACGGTTGATCGACACACTTCCACCTGtcggaaaaaaagacagaatcaAATCCTTTCAAAAGTGGATGATGAATGTGGTAATGAGTcggtcaaagaaaaaaaagatgtggtgGAGGAGCTTGATGAAAGGTCTGAGATGGTTTCTAAAAAATCTCAAACCTTCTCTTGTCCAAGCTGTGCGTTTAAGTGCAATCAGAGAAGAGCATTGGACCGCCATGAAAAGAGAGGCTGCTTGAAACCAGATGAGGTCCAATGCACCATGTGTTCATTTGTTGCCAAATCTAAAACTTCTTTGACCCGTCATGTTCTGTACGtccatgacaaaaaaaagcttGGGGTTGCTAAACCTAAGCGTTTAAACTGCCAGCAATGTACGTTCACCTGTAAGCAAGAACGATGCATGATGCAACATGTTGCGCTCAAACACAAAGGTGCAAGACCTCACCGTTGCCGTTACTGTTCTTTCAGCACCACAAGGCGCTATCGCCTGGAGGAGCACGAGTCTCTTCACACAGGAATCGGTCGTCACAGCTGCAACATGTGCGACAAGACGTTTGGGGCTGTGACCAAATTGCGTCAACACAAAATGCGCATCCACGACAAACGGCCCACTCACCGCTGCTCACTCTGCGACTTCAGTGGCTACACGCTTGACGATGTGAGGCGACACAATCTCAGATGCCACACCGGAGAATTACATCATGCCTGCACTCATTGTGAGGCTCGCTTTAGTTCAGAAGTCGCTCTAAGAAACCACTGTAAGCGTGTGCACCAGCTACAGGTCTGCTTTTCATGCAAGCAGTGTGACTACATGTGCAGCAGCGAGGCCACACTGAAGACCCACCAACAGAGCAAACACCCACAGGTAAAGTGTACCACCTGCCAGGAGTCTTTTGAGACAACAGAAAGCCTTGAGATTCACCAGAGAATCCACTTGGCACATCAGTGTCAGCTGTGCCCCTTTGCTACCAAAACAAGGCAACTACTAGCACAACACCTTCTGAATGAACATGAGGATGGATCTCTACAGGACAAGCCTCTCAAGTGCAGCAGTTGCCAGTTTTCTTGTCAGCATCAGCTGGTGTTGGAGCAGCACCTCCGTTCACATGGAGGCAAACGCCTGTACAAATGCACAGACTGCGAGTACTCAACCCGCAACAAGCAGAAGATCACGTGGCACATCCGCATACACACCGGGGAGAAGCCATACAGCTGTGAGCAGTGTAGCTACACCTGCACTGATCCCTCTAGGTTGAAG CTTCACATGAGGGTTCACCAGGAAGAGAAGAAGTACCTTTGTCCGGAGTGCGGCTACAAATGCAAGTGGGCGACTCAGCTGAAATATCACATGACCAAGCACACAG gtgagaagccataCGCCTGTGAAGATTGTGACTACCGCACCAACAGAGCGGACGCCCTCCGTGCCCATCGGGACACGCAGCACTGCGACATGCGCCCCTACATCTGTGAGAAATGCGGCAAAGCTTTCAAGACTAGTTTTATACTGAAAACCCACCAGCGGCAACACACTGACGATCGGCCATACACGTGCGGCTTGTGCAACAAGGCCTTCCGATGGCCAGCAGGACTCAGACATCACTATCTCTCTCACACTAAGCAGCAGCCTTTCTGCTGTCGCCACTGTTCCTACAGAGCCAAACAGAAGTTCCAGGTGGTCAAGCATTTGCGGAGGCACCACCCAGAGATGTCGGTAGAGCAGGGGGTGGTGAAGGACTCTGAAGCTGGTAGCCTGACCCTGAAGGAGGCCTTGCAGGGAACCCTGGATCAGAGGGCAGCAGAagcggaggaagaggaaggaacaGCCGACGAGGTGCAGAAAGTAGTTGAAGAGGTTGTGCCACGAGAGGAAGATGACTAG
- the plcd4b gene encoding 1-phosphatidylinositol 4,5-bisphosphate phosphodiesterase delta-4 encodes MDPEGSRIQDDPDVKVLLAGSTLRKVKSRLWKKNRHFRLLADSQTIWHKSRRAGRGHSTFSVTEVEAVREGHQSEVLQSIAEDFPADLCFTLVFHGRQGNLDLVAESPEEARAWIQGVRKLIHRVKTMDAKEKLDQWVRDWFQKADKNKDGKMIFKEVKKLLKMMNVEMNEEHAWHLFTMADKSESDSLEMEEFVLFYKMLTQRDEVWKVFQDYSADGEKLMLDELDSFLKIEQHEEERSAQYPQQLIDRYEPSETAKTQGAMSLDGFQMYLCSQEGSIFKPEHVDLHQDMSQPLSHYFISSSHNTYLMEDQLRGQSSLEAYIQALKRGCRCVEVDCWDGSDGEPVVYHGHTLTSKILFKDVISTLKEYAFKASDFPLILSLENHCCVEQQTVMAQHLSQILGDTLLTTLLDGQVPQQLPSPQELKGKILLKAKKIGGLECSLDETDLVSDDDEMANGDAESPSAEDLPAECLNQNEKKSKSKLSRELSDLVVYCKSVHFHGFEHARLHAKCYEMSSFSESKAKRLVKETGTDFVQCNTKQLSRIYPSGLRTDSSNYNPQEMWNVGCQIVALNFQTAGQEMDLNDGLFRQNGCCGYVLKPDFMRDGNTQFSPEKQGERQNYKPLHLSFQVISGQQLPKVNQKEGSIVDPLVRVEIYGVPQDQAKDETTHINNNGFNPVWNETLNFVVHTPELALVRFVVEDYDKASRNDFIGQFTLPFTCIQTGYRHIHLLSKDGTAIPPASLFIHISISEVTI; translated from the exons TCTCGGTCACTGAGGTGGAGGCGGTGCGTGAGGGCCACCAGTCTGAGGTCTTGCAGAGCATCGCCGAGGATTTCCCCGCTGACCTGTGCTTCACCTTGGTGTTTCATGGTCGCCAAGGCAACCTGGACCTGGTGGCCGAGTCCCCCGAGGAGGCACGGGCGTGGATCCAGGGAGTGCGCAAGCTGATTCACAGGGTTAAGACGATGGATGCGAAGGAGAAGCTTGACCA ATGGGTCAGGGACTGGTTTCAGAAGGCCGACAAAAACAAAGACGGGAAGATGATTTTCAAAGAGGTGAAGAAGCTGCTGAAGATGATGAATGTAGAGATGAATGAGGAACACGCTTGGCATCTTTTCACG ATGGCTGACAAGTCAGAGAGCGACTCTTTGGAAATGGAGGAGTTTGTCCTCTTCTATAAGATGCTGACTCAGCGGGATGAAGTGTGGAAGGTGTTTCAGGATTACTCAGCAGATGGAGAGAAGTTAATGTTGGATGAGCTGGACAGCTTCCTGAAGATCGAGCAACATGAGGAAGAGCGCAGCGCACAGTACCCCCAGCAGCTGATCGACCGCTATGAACCATCTGAAACAG CCAAAACACAAGGCGCCATGTCTTTAGATGGCTTCCAGATGTACCTGTGCTCCCAGGAGGGCTCCATATTTAAACCTGAACATGTGGATCTTCACCAGGACATGAGCCAGCCGCTCAGCCACTacttcatctcctcctcacaCAACACCTACCTCATGGAGGACCAGCTCCGAGGGCAGAGCAGCCTGGAGGCGTACATCCA ggCCTTGAAGAGAGGCTGCCGTTGTGTAGAGGTGGACTGCTGGGACGGCAGTGATGGGGAGCCCGTCGTGTATCACGGTCACACTCTGACCTCAAAGATCCTCTTCAAAGATGTCATCTCAACGCTCAAAGAATATGCCTTCAAG GCATCTGACTTCCCGCTCATCCTGTCCCTGGAGAATCACTGTTGTGTGGAGCAGCAGACCGTAATGGCCCAGCACCTTAGCCAAATACTGGGTGACACGCTGCTGACCACTCTGCTGGATGGGCAAGTCCCTCAACAGCTCCCTTCTCCACAG GAACTGAAAGGGAAGATTTTACTTAAAGCCAAGAAGATCGGCGGTCTAGAGTGTTCTCTCGATGAAACAGATTTAGTTAGTGATGACGATGAGATGGCCAACGGTGACGCTGAGAGCCCGTCTGCAGAAGACTTACCTGCTGAATGTTTAAACCAAAATGAGAAG AAATCCAAGTCCAAACTCTCCCGGGAGCTGTCAGACCTGGTGGTTTACTGCAAGAGCGTGCACTTCCATGGCTTTGAGCATGCTCGTTTGCACGCCAAGTGCTATGAAATGTCTTCATTCTCTGAGTCCAAGGCCAAGAGGCTTGTTAAAGAGACAG GGACAGATTTTGTGCAGTGCAACACGAAGCAGCTGAGTAGGATTTATCCCAGTGGCCTCAGGACCGACTCCTCCAACTATAACCCCCAGGAGATGTGGAACGTGGGCTGCCAGATAG TGGCTCTGAACTTCCAGACGGCTGGTCAGGAAATGGATCTGAACGATGGGCTCTTCAGGCAGAACGGCTGCTGCGGCTACGTCCTTAAACCTGACTTCATGAGAGACGGCAACACACAGTTCAGTCCGGAGAAGCAAGGGGAGCGGCAAAACTACAAACCACTCCACTTATCCTTCCAG gtGATAAGTGGGCAGCAGCTACCAAAGGTAAACCAGAAAGAGGGCTCTATCGTAGACCCTCTGGTCAGAGTGGAGATCTACGGAGTACCACAGGACCAGGCCAAAGACGAGACCACTCACATTAACAACAATG GTTTTAACCCCGTGTGGAATGAAACTCTAAATTTTGTCGTCCACACACCTGAGCTGGCCCTGGTTCGCTTTGTGGTGGAGGACTACGACAAGGCGTCCAGAAATGACTTCATTGGACAGTTCACTCTCCCGTTTACGTGCATCCAAACAG GATATCGTCACATACATCTGCTCTCTAAAGATGGAACAGCAATCCCTCCCGCTTCACTCTTCATCCATATCAGCATCTCAGAGGTTACAATATGA